A DNA window from Agrobacterium vaccinii contains the following coding sequences:
- a CDS encoding M24 family metallopeptidase, whose translation MTLHPTFDTQAQFRGIEASFPASEFAERQARARAAINASGHEALIVTGPETIYWLTGRQTAGYFAFQALILPADGEPVLLVRQLELFGTLANTYLPDIVTYQDADNPAEALVDLLRQRGIAHPAVELAGWFLSPKLATEITERLGVSSIADGSQILPSLRMIKSAAELEAIRQAAGYAEAGMIAGIEACVEGANENAVAADMLHAATRAGSEVMAMEPLVSSGPRSGLPHMTWRRRVLQVGDPLFLELAGSHARYHAALMRTVWMGTPPDEAQRMMSCSLWALDAALGEIRPGVSCAHVHDTAQALIDAAGYTAAFRKRIGYSMGVAFAPDWGEGAILSLFSNVTRIIEPGMVFHLPATLRHYGEWTVGASETVIVTENGAEPLSTLPRQMTIR comes from the coding sequence ATGACCCTTCATCCGACCTTCGACACACAAGCCCAGTTCCGCGGCATCGAGGCTTCCTTTCCTGCATCCGAATTTGCCGAACGGCAGGCGCGCGCACGTGCCGCGATCAATGCCAGCGGCCATGAGGCGCTCATCGTCACCGGGCCGGAAACGATCTACTGGCTGACGGGACGCCAGACAGCGGGTTATTTCGCGTTTCAGGCGCTGATCCTGCCTGCGGATGGCGAACCGGTGCTGCTCGTCCGACAGCTGGAATTGTTCGGCACGCTCGCCAACACTTATCTGCCGGACATCGTCACCTATCAGGATGCCGACAATCCGGCAGAGGCGCTGGTAGACCTCCTGCGTCAGCGCGGCATCGCCCACCCGGCGGTCGAGCTTGCCGGGTGGTTCCTTTCGCCCAAGCTCGCAACCGAAATCACCGAAAGACTGGGCGTCTCATCCATTGCCGACGGCTCGCAAATCCTGCCATCGCTGCGCATGATCAAGTCCGCAGCGGAGCTGGAGGCGATCCGTCAGGCAGCCGGTTATGCCGAGGCTGGCATGATTGCCGGTATCGAGGCATGTGTCGAAGGTGCGAATGAAAACGCCGTGGCCGCGGACATGCTGCACGCAGCAACCCGCGCCGGTTCTGAAGTCATGGCAATGGAGCCGCTGGTCTCATCGGGACCGCGCAGCGGTCTGCCGCATATGACCTGGCGTCGGCGCGTCCTCCAAGTGGGTGATCCGCTATTTCTCGAGCTGGCGGGCAGCCATGCGCGCTATCACGCAGCATTGATGCGAACCGTCTGGATGGGCACGCCGCCCGACGAGGCGCAGCGTATGATGAGTTGTTCACTGTGGGCGCTGGATGCTGCCCTTGGGGAAATCAGGCCGGGCGTCTCCTGTGCTCATGTCCATGATACGGCGCAAGCATTGATAGACGCCGCCGGTTACACCGCAGCCTTCCGCAAGCGTATCGGTTATTCCATGGGCGTTGCTTTTGCCCCCGATTGGGGCGAGGGGGCCATTCTCAGCCTCTTTTCAAACGTCACCCGCATCATCGAGCCAGGCATGGTGTTCCATCTGCCTGCAACATTGCGACATTACGGCGAGTGGACAGTTGGTGCCTCCGAGACGGTGATCGTCACTGAAAACGGCGCTGAACCGCTCTCAACCCTGCCTCGACAAATGACCATCCGCTGA
- a CDS encoding GntR family transcriptional regulator — MNDKETLAQQVYRDLKKRILQGQLSSDEMLTERTLALESGISRTPLRAAISRLEKENVISRLPNGALMVRPVTVEQLLEIVQLRRLLEGAAAQKAAGLPFTEALAQARERMRYFTSGGDIEFDLFWVDDDAFHDAVAVAAGLPLLASMLTEMRSIARRCTITRTHDRFDQQALEHIAVIDAIEARDGAAARAAMEVHFDSVRARFLGWLARN; from the coding sequence ATGAACGACAAGGAAACCCTGGCGCAGCAGGTTTATCGCGACCTCAAGAAACGCATCCTTCAAGGCCAGCTTTCGTCTGACGAGATGCTGACGGAACGGACATTGGCTCTGGAGTCCGGCATTTCGCGTACACCGCTGCGCGCAGCCATATCGCGGCTCGAAAAGGAGAATGTTATTTCCCGCCTGCCAAACGGCGCGCTGATGGTGAGACCCGTCACCGTCGAGCAATTGCTGGAAATCGTGCAGCTACGCCGTCTTCTCGAAGGTGCGGCCGCCCAGAAAGCGGCCGGTCTGCCCTTTACCGAGGCGCTGGCCCAGGCACGTGAGCGAATGCGCTATTTCACCAGCGGTGGCGATATCGAGTTCGACCTGTTCTGGGTCGATGACGACGCGTTTCATGATGCCGTCGCCGTTGCCGCTGGCCTCCCGCTGCTCGCGTCGATGCTGACAGAAATGCGCAGCATTGCCCGTCGTTGTACCATCACCCGCACCCATGACCGTTTTGACCAGCAGGCGCTGGAACATATCGCCGTCATTGATGCCATCGAGGCGCGGGACGGCGCTGCGGCCCGTGCTGCGATGGAAGTGCATTTCGACAGTGTCAGAGCCCGCTTTCTCGGCTGGCTGGCGCGCAATTGA
- a CDS encoding Zn-dependent hydrolase gives MSLVIRDTIDSLLDRINAISDVGPGLTRPSYSRLESQAHEVIVAEAEALGLEVTRDAALNLFARLPGRDRSAPAIYIGSHLDTVSMGGAYDGQAGVSGAMALAAAFVDTGEQPPVDLVVTVTRAEESVWFPVSYVGSRAALGRLTAPELQAKRSDTGRTLYDHLLEEGGRPDEILTGPGLAPAHFIELHIEQGTVLDNAKEPFGIVSGVRGGLRYREARINGTWAHSGGPARSERADAVFALADLIVGMDRRWQEALERSQDLAVTFGRVDAASSEHAFAKVPGRVNFCVDLRSDDLAVLDELDGLFKADIHEIEKARGVRFDLGPQSRSQPTKLSSTLGDQIASGATKLGYSPRRMLSGGGHDAAAFAQAGWDSVMVFLRNWNGSHNPDEGMDPADLAAAVEVLYAAIRDFGTGGSK, from the coding sequence ATGAGCTTGGTCATCAGGGACACCATCGACAGCCTGCTGGATCGCATCAATGCAATCTCGGATGTCGGTCCGGGATTAACCCGCCCCTCCTACAGCCGGCTCGAAAGTCAGGCGCATGAGGTAATCGTCGCGGAGGCCGAAGCGCTTGGACTTGAGGTCACGCGTGATGCCGCCCTCAACCTGTTTGCCCGCCTGCCGGGCCGCGACCGTTCTGCACCTGCCATTTACATCGGCTCTCATCTCGATACGGTTTCGATGGGTGGAGCCTATGATGGGCAGGCTGGCGTTTCAGGTGCCATGGCACTGGCCGCCGCCTTTGTCGACACCGGTGAGCAGCCGCCCGTCGATCTGGTTGTCACGGTCACCCGGGCCGAGGAAAGCGTCTGGTTCCCGGTCTCCTATGTGGGTTCGCGCGCAGCACTCGGGCGACTGACGGCACCGGAGCTGCAAGCGAAGCGTTCCGATACGGGTCGCACGCTCTACGACCATCTTCTCGAAGAAGGCGGCAGGCCCGATGAGATACTGACAGGCCCAGGTCTTGCGCCTGCACATTTCATCGAGCTGCATATCGAGCAAGGCACAGTGCTCGACAATGCCAAGGAACCATTCGGCATCGTCTCGGGTGTGCGCGGTGGCCTGCGTTACCGTGAGGCACGAATCAACGGGACCTGGGCCCATTCCGGTGGTCCGGCGCGTTCGGAGCGGGCCGATGCGGTGTTCGCACTGGCAGACCTGATCGTTGGCATGGACAGACGCTGGCAAGAAGCACTTGAGCGGTCGCAGGATCTGGCCGTCACCTTCGGTCGTGTCGATGCGGCATCGTCGGAACATGCCTTTGCTAAAGTGCCGGGCCGGGTGAATTTCTGCGTAGACCTTCGCAGCGACGACCTTGCCGTGCTCGATGAGCTGGATGGCCTGTTCAAGGCGGACATCCACGAGATCGAAAAGGCGCGCGGCGTCCGCTTCGATCTCGGCCCGCAGTCGCGCAGCCAGCCGACAAAACTGTCCTCAACGCTTGGTGATCAGATTGCCAGTGGCGCGACAAAGCTTGGATATAGCCCGCGTCGGATGCTTTCCGGCGGTGGTCATGATGCGGCGGCCTTTGCACAGGCCGGGTGGGACAGCGTCATGGTGTTTCTGCGCAACTGGAACGGCAGTCATAATCCAGACGAAGGAATGGACCCGGCCGATCTGGCTGCGGCAGTCGAGGTTCTTTACGCCGCCATACGCGATTTCGGTACGGGAGGCAGCAAATGA
- a CDS encoding NAD(P)-dependent oxidoreductase, whose product MKCLIVQPIHAAGVALLTGAAVEPVMCPDTNLATVTRLIRDCQAVITRDVGLSADAIDSADTLKVIVSHGAGHDSIDKVAAARRHILVCNTPGANARSVSELALGLAIAAARLIPAADQAVRSGSRGFREASSFQELFGKTVLVVGWGAIAQGLAHMLDVAFGMRVLIYSPRSTGTLAYERVATLEEGLAAADLISIHTPLREDNRNMFDAKAFAAVKRGAILVNTARAGLVDETALVAAINNGIIAGAGLDVYSPGAAQGPLAATNRVIFTPHLGGTTGEALERVAVAAAGHVLTALSGKRPATTIDLQGVNA is encoded by the coding sequence ATGAAATGTCTCATCGTACAACCCATCCATGCAGCGGGCGTCGCTCTTCTGACGGGTGCCGCTGTCGAGCCCGTTATGTGCCCGGATACAAATCTTGCGACCGTCACACGTCTGATCCGTGATTGCCAAGCGGTCATCACCCGCGATGTCGGACTCTCGGCCGATGCCATTGACTCTGCCGACACGTTGAAGGTCATCGTCTCACATGGCGCGGGCCACGATTCGATTGACAAGGTCGCAGCCGCCAGGCGCCATATTCTCGTCTGCAATACGCCGGGTGCCAATGCCCGCTCCGTCAGCGAACTGGCGCTTGGCCTTGCTATAGCGGCCGCAAGGCTGATCCCGGCGGCAGATCAGGCTGTGCGTTCCGGATCGCGTGGCTTTCGTGAGGCGTCGAGCTTCCAGGAGCTTTTTGGCAAAACCGTTCTTGTCGTCGGTTGGGGCGCAATCGCGCAGGGTCTCGCGCATATGCTCGATGTCGCTTTCGGCATGCGGGTCCTTATCTATTCGCCGCGCAGCACAGGCACACTGGCCTATGAGCGTGTCGCGACGCTCGAAGAGGGGCTTGCCGCCGCCGATCTCATTTCCATCCACACGCCCTTGCGCGAGGACAACCGCAACATGTTCGACGCGAAGGCCTTTGCAGCCGTCAAGCGTGGCGCGATCCTCGTCAACACTGCGCGGGCCGGGCTGGTAGACGAGACAGCACTCGTCGCAGCCATCAATAACGGCATTATCGCCGGCGCTGGTCTCGACGTCTATTCTCCGGGCGCCGCCCAAGGTCCGCTTGCGGCCACCAATCGGGTGATCTTCACGCCGCATCTGGGCGGCACGACGGGTGAGGCTCTGGAGCGGGTGGCGGTGGCTGCCGCGGGCCATGTGCTGACGGCCCTTTCCGGCAAACGTCCGGCAACGACAATCGACCTGCAAGGGGTGAACGCATGA
- a CDS encoding GntR family transcriptional regulator, which produces MNKPLAKQAYGKIIEMILAGVLKPGDLLQEAKLGDELAMSRTPVREAIKRIEAEGLAVQEGRFLKVRTLTIPEIEEIFFLRQQLESYCARHATGISATVLDDLESRVITLQNEGPGDDDEQRGVDDDLHHALALAAGNQMMMRAIGDLRRRTCMFDHTQVPARFLTSCREHFDILQALRAGDGDRAGVLMREHISHARDAILERLSTPTQRTSR; this is translated from the coding sequence TTGAACAAACCGCTCGCCAAGCAGGCCTATGGCAAGATTATCGAGATGATCCTCGCCGGTGTGCTGAAACCCGGCGACCTTTTACAGGAAGCCAAGCTGGGCGACGAGCTTGCGATGTCGCGCACGCCCGTGCGCGAAGCGATCAAGCGTATCGAGGCGGAGGGCCTTGCCGTTCAGGAGGGCCGTTTCTTGAAGGTCCGTACCCTGACAATCCCTGAAATAGAGGAGATATTCTTCCTGCGCCAGCAGCTGGAAAGCTACTGCGCGCGACATGCGACGGGCATTTCTGCTACTGTTCTCGATGATCTGGAGAGCCGCGTCATCACTTTGCAAAATGAGGGGCCGGGCGACGACGACGAGCAGCGCGGCGTAGACGATGATCTGCATCACGCGCTGGCGCTTGCCGCCGGAAACCAGATGATGATGCGTGCAATCGGCGACCTGCGCCGCCGCACATGCATGTTCGACCACACTCAGGTTCCGGCCCGCTTCCTCACCAGTTGCCGGGAGCATTTCGACATTCTTCAGGCGCTTCGGGCTGGTGACGGCGATAGGGCGGGAGTGTTGATGCGGGAGCATATTTCCCACGCCCGCGATGCCATCCTTGAGCGACTAAGCACGCCGACACAGAGAACATCCAGATGA
- a CDS encoding biotin-dependent carboxyltransferase family protein gives MSTLIVNQAGPMTSVQDLGRTGLVQMGVSASGPMDGVAMLIANRLVGNAKDDALIEFASVGGQFEVDEPVLFAVTGGAVSVTVDGERVDCWASHKLLPGQTLRIGALTNAVWGYLALSGGIQTEPVLGARSTHLRSGIGGLDGRRLEPGDSLPLGGTPDSALAAPQRVLCTPLHRSAGPIRVIKGPQAEHFDAAAWQQFLRGPFVVSGSRDRMAQFLDGQQIVAAGGHDIVSDGTVMGSIQVPASGRPIILMAERQTTGGYPKIATVASVDLPRLAQAVTGSLIRLRLVTQEQAEDLWIAQSRSMDEVLSSLDHATGAADV, from the coding sequence ATGAGCACGCTGATCGTCAATCAGGCCGGGCCAATGACGTCCGTGCAAGACCTCGGTCGCACTGGTCTCGTGCAGATGGGCGTGTCCGCGTCCGGTCCCATGGATGGCGTCGCGATGCTGATCGCGAACCGTCTCGTAGGCAATGCCAAAGACGATGCGTTGATCGAGTTCGCCAGTGTCGGTGGCCAGTTTGAAGTGGACGAGCCGGTGCTTTTCGCCGTGACCGGTGGCGCAGTGTCGGTCACGGTCGATGGCGAGCGTGTGGATTGCTGGGCGAGCCACAAACTGCTTCCGGGTCAGACCCTGCGCATTGGAGCTCTGACCAACGCCGTCTGGGGCTATCTTGCGCTTTCCGGGGGCATTCAGACCGAGCCGGTCCTCGGTGCGCGTTCGACACATCTGCGCTCGGGCATCGGGGGTCTTGACGGTCGGCGTCTTGAGCCTGGCGATAGTTTGCCGCTCGGCGGGACACCCGATAGCGCACTCGCCGCGCCGCAAAGGGTTCTTTGCACGCCTCTGCACCGCTCCGCAGGCCCCATCCGTGTCATCAAAGGCCCGCAGGCGGAGCATTTCGATGCCGCCGCGTGGCAACAATTTCTGCGGGGGCCGTTCGTCGTCTCCGGCAGCCGGGATCGCATGGCACAGTTTCTGGACGGGCAGCAGATCGTCGCGGCCGGTGGCCATGACATCGTGTCCGACGGCACAGTCATGGGCTCGATCCAGGTGCCAGCTTCCGGTCGCCCGATCATCCTGATGGCCGAGCGCCAGACGACCGGCGGTTATCCGAAGATCGCAACCGTCGCTTCCGTTGATCTGCCGAGGCTGGCACAGGCGGTGACCGGCAGTCTGATCCGCCTCAGGCTCGTGACGCAGGAACAGGCGGAAGATCTCTGGATTGCCCAGAGCCGTTCTATGGACGAGGTTTTGTCCAGCCTCGATCATGCGACGGGTGCGGCAGATGTGTAA
- the pxpB gene encoding 5-oxoprolinase subunit PxpB, which produces MTVSENAHLPYPRIAASGDRAIVIELSDEISEETNMRIVALARDLRQNAIAGIVETVPTYRSLLVSYDPLIVRGRNLSVRLIERLSAIRIDGTRGRRLVVPVVYGGDPGMDLEYLAEMKAISVADVIAMHVSGDYRVYMIGFAPGFAYLGGLPEKLHTPRLPVPRQRIEASAIGIGGKQASINSVHGPSGWRFIGRTPIRMFDPTRSDAFLLRAGDHVRFRQIEHDEAAELDAAVAAGNPHTEWEDA; this is translated from the coding sequence ATGACAGTGTCTGAAAACGCGCATTTGCCTTATCCGCGAATTGCCGCCAGCGGTGATCGCGCCATCGTCATCGAACTCTCGGATGAGATTTCCGAAGAGACGAACATGCGCATCGTGGCACTGGCCAGGGATCTTCGGCAGAACGCAATCGCGGGAATAGTCGAGACGGTGCCAACCTACCGGTCGTTGCTCGTCTCCTATGATCCGTTGATCGTGCGTGGCCGCAATCTTTCGGTGCGCCTTATCGAGCGGCTTTCGGCCATTCGTATTGACGGAACTCGCGGGCGGCGGCTCGTCGTGCCGGTGGTCTATGGCGGCGATCCCGGCATGGATCTGGAATACTTGGCAGAGATGAAGGCAATAAGCGTGGCAGACGTCATCGCCATGCATGTCTCGGGGGATTACCGCGTTTACATGATCGGCTTTGCGCCCGGATTTGCCTATCTGGGAGGCCTGCCGGAAAAATTGCATACGCCAAGGCTTCCGGTGCCGCGCCAGCGGATAGAGGCGAGCGCCATCGGAATTGGTGGCAAGCAGGCGAGCATCAATTCGGTTCACGGGCCAAGCGGTTGGCGTTTCATAGGTCGCACGCCGATCAGGATGTTTGATCCGACCCGAAGCGATGCCTTTTTGTTGAGGGCTGGCGACCATGTCCGGTTTCGCCAGATCGAGCACGACGAGGCCGCCGAGCTGGATGCAGCTGTCGCGGCAGGAAACCCACATACTGAGTGGGAGGACGCATGA
- a CDS encoding LamB/YcsF family protein → MPTIDLNCDMGESFGAYKIGDDTAMMGIITTANIACGFHAGDPSVMRDTIVSAREKGVAIGAHPSFMDLYGFGRRRISGERPEDIEAQIIYQIAAIQGMATTLGWPITHVKTHGSLGNMAAEDEALAKVCVQAIKAVDPTLIFITLPYSQTMRAAEATGLSVACEVYADRRYLDNGMLAPRQMEGSVIHDLSASVDQVLSMVCDNRIPTINGSHLSVDAATVCIHGDTPGAPATAWALRNKLTESGVTIAPFTKPKM, encoded by the coding sequence ATGCCTACGATCGACCTTAATTGCGACATGGGAGAAAGCTTCGGCGCCTACAAGATTGGCGACGACACAGCCATGATGGGTATCATCACCACCGCAAACATCGCCTGCGGTTTTCATGCGGGCGACCCGAGTGTAATGCGCGATACAATCGTCTCCGCACGCGAAAAGGGAGTGGCAATCGGCGCGCATCCCTCATTCATGGATCTTTACGGCTTCGGCAGGCGCCGCATTTCTGGCGAACGCCCTGAAGATATCGAGGCGCAGATTATCTATCAGATCGCCGCCATTCAGGGCATGGCGACGACACTTGGCTGGCCGATCACCCATGTGAAGACCCACGGCTCGCTCGGCAATATGGCCGCCGAAGACGAGGCATTGGCGAAGGTCTGCGTCCAGGCAATCAAGGCGGTCGATCCAACCCTCATCTTCATTACTCTTCCCTATTCCCAGACGATGCGCGCTGCCGAAGCAACTGGCCTTAGCGTTGCCTGCGAGGTCTATGCCGATCGCCGCTATCTCGACAACGGCATGCTTGCGCCGCGCCAGATGGAAGGCTCGGTGATCCATGATCTATCGGCGAGTGTCGATCAGGTTCTTTCGATGGTTTGCGACAACAGGATCCCGACCATCAACGGATCGCATCTCTCGGTCGATGCGGCAACCGTTTGCATCCATGGCGACACGCCGGGCGCACCGGCAACCGCGTGGGCCTTGCGCAACAAGCTGACCGAATCAGGCGTCACCATTGCACCATTTACCAAACCAAAGATGTGA
- a CDS encoding D-amino-acid transaminase, whose protein sequence is MSRIVYLNGEWLPEADAKVSIFDRGFLFADSIYEVTGVVGGKLIEYEGHSARLQRSTAELGITCPLSPEQLLEVHREIVRRNDLKEGLIYLQISRGTADRDFAYPVDPTPTLTLFTQAKAVLDNPRVKTGISVALVPDLRWGRRDIKTVQLLYPSMAKMEAAAKGADDAWLVENGFVTEASSATAHIITKNGTLITRELSHAILHGITRASVLDIAKEAGIAYEERAFTPEEALDAAEAFITSATSFVLPVVAIDGKAIGDGKPGPLTLKLRQLYVKQKTASAI, encoded by the coding sequence TTGTCTCGTATTGTCTACCTGAACGGCGAGTGGCTGCCGGAAGCGGATGCCAAGGTCTCGATTTTTGATCGCGGCTTTCTGTTTGCCGACTCAATCTATGAAGTAACCGGCGTCGTCGGTGGCAAGCTGATCGAATATGAGGGCCATTCTGCCCGCTTGCAGCGTTCAACGGCGGAACTTGGCATCACCTGCCCGCTGTCACCGGAACAACTGCTCGAAGTCCACCGCGAAATCGTCCGTCGCAATGATCTGAAGGAAGGCCTGATTTACCTACAAATCTCGCGCGGCACCGCCGACCGCGATTTCGCCTATCCGGTTGACCCGACGCCGACCTTGACGCTTTTCACCCAGGCAAAGGCGGTTCTTGACAATCCGCGTGTAAAGACAGGCATCTCGGTCGCTCTCGTCCCCGATCTGCGCTGGGGACGCCGCGATATCAAGACGGTACAGCTTCTTTATCCTTCCATGGCAAAGATGGAAGCCGCCGCAAAGGGCGCTGACGATGCCTGGCTAGTGGAAAACGGGTTCGTGACCGAGGCAAGCTCGGCAACGGCCCATATCATCACCAAAAACGGCACGCTGATCACACGCGAACTGTCGCACGCGATCCTGCACGGCATCACCCGCGCCAGCGTTCTCGATATCGCCAAAGAGGCAGGCATCGCTTACGAAGAACGCGCTTTCACGCCCGAAGAAGCGCTGGATGCAGCGGAAGCCTTCATCACCTCCGCCACAAGTTTCGTTCTGCCGGTCGTTGCCATTGACGGCAAGGCAATCGGTGACGGCAAGCCTGGTCCGCTGACACTGAAGCTGCGTCAACTTTACGTGAAACAGAAGACGGCAAGCGCCATCTAA
- a CDS encoding transporter substrate-binding domain-containing protein, with amino-acid sequence MKPLIKAGIVGLSTLFACNSAFALGDPIKTAIDATFAPHAMPTLDGKIEGFNVDMANLIGDRLGKKVDLTGAQFSGLIPALQAGTYDFLVAPVTVNKERAANLLFTEGFMDTNFAFVVPANSPEYKTLENFKGKTIAVNKGSAYDSFLREKEKEFGWKVESYGTNTDAVAAVIAGRADANLAGNTVAAWSVKQNPRLKLSYEYATGLVWAISFRKGDEQNRDLVDRAIECLKLDGSMAKLSEKWFGVTPVAGTTIVTPSKGFGTPGFEGYQDDDHTASCDNLK; translated from the coding sequence ATGAAACCCTTGATAAAGGCCGGCATTGTCGGCTTATCGACGCTTTTTGCCTGCAATTCGGCCTTCGCGCTCGGAGATCCCATCAAGACTGCGATCGACGCGACCTTCGCGCCGCACGCCATGCCAACCCTCGATGGCAAGATCGAGGGCTTCAACGTCGACATGGCCAATCTGATCGGTGACCGCCTCGGCAAAAAGGTCGATCTGACCGGCGCCCAGTTTTCCGGCCTCATCCCGGCACTCCAGGCTGGCACATATGATTTTCTGGTTGCACCGGTAACGGTCAACAAGGAGCGGGCTGCCAACCTTCTTTTCACCGAAGGCTTCATGGATACGAATTTCGCCTTCGTCGTCCCGGCAAACTCACCGGAATACAAGACCCTTGAGAACTTCAAAGGCAAGACGATCGCCGTCAACAAGGGCTCGGCCTATGACAGCTTCCTGCGTGAGAAGGAAAAGGAATTTGGCTGGAAGGTCGAGAGCTATGGCACCAATACGGATGCCGTTGCAGCCGTGATAGCAGGTCGCGCAGATGCCAATCTCGCTGGCAACACGGTTGCTGCGTGGTCTGTCAAGCAGAACCCGCGCCTCAAGCTGTCGTATGAATACGCCACAGGGCTCGTCTGGGCGATTTCCTTCCGCAAAGGCGACGAGCAAAATCGCGATCTGGTGGACCGGGCAATCGAATGCCTCAAGCTGGATGGCTCCATGGCAAAGCTTTCCGAAAAGTGGTTCGGCGTAACCCCGGTGGCGGGCACAACGATCGTCACACCGAGTAAGGGTTTCGGCACACCTGGCTTCGAGGGCTACCAGGATGACGACCATACGGCATCCTGCGACAATCTGAAGTAG
- a CDS encoding amino acid ABC transporter ATP-binding protein: MLEIVSLEKRFGPNTILKKIDLRVAQGELVFVIGPSGSGKSTMLRCCNRLEEPTSGDIIVDGRNIMAGTRRDLDRMRLQIGMVFQGFHLYPHMTVLKNVTLAQRKALKRSKDEADARAMDMLDQVGMAHKADAYPGELSGGQQQRVAIARALALDPKVMLFDEPTSALDPELVGSVLKVMKDLKSKGMTMVVVSHEMGFARETADRVVFMDGGLVVEQGPPDEIFGAPKAERTRAFLSRVSG, translated from the coding sequence ATGCTGGAAATCGTATCGCTGGAAAAGCGTTTCGGTCCCAACACCATTCTCAAGAAGATCGACCTGAGGGTTGCGCAAGGCGAGCTCGTCTTCGTCATCGGCCCGTCAGGTTCGGGCAAAAGCACGATGCTGCGCTGCTGCAATCGCCTGGAAGAACCGACATCCGGCGATATCATTGTCGATGGCCGCAACATCATGGCCGGGACGCGCCGCGATCTCGACCGCATGCGGTTGCAGATCGGGATGGTTTTTCAGGGCTTTCACCTCTACCCGCATATGACCGTGCTGAAGAATGTCACGCTGGCCCAGCGCAAGGCGCTGAAGCGCAGCAAGGATGAAGCCGATGCACGCGCAATGGACATGCTCGATCAGGTCGGAATGGCGCACAAGGCGGACGCCTATCCAGGCGAGCTCTCCGGTGGTCAGCAGCAGCGCGTCGCCATTGCCCGCGCGCTGGCGCTGGACCCGAAAGTCATGCTTTTCGACGAGCCCACTTCGGCGCTTGACCCGGAACTCGTCGGCTCGGTCCTCAAAGTGATGAAGGACCTCAAGTCCAAAGGCATGACGATGGTCGTCGTCAGCCATGAAATGGGCTTTGCTCGCGAGACTGCCGATCGTGTCGTCTTCATGGATGGCGGTCTGGTCGTCGAACAGGGTCCGCCGGACGAGATTTTCGGCGCACCGAAGGCCGAGCGCACACGCGCTTTTCTCTCGCGCGTTTCTGGGTAG
- a CDS encoding amino acid ABC transporter permease: MDRFLQTFFNPMVMAQYTPDIIAGVWVTLQIATAVIVAGIGAGLLLACLRSYRIRTLNFFIICFADIFRALPSLVVILILYFGFPSIGIQLSGPMVLFIVLAATLAAFAEEIFWAGILSVEKGQWEAGIATGLGFTRTLAYVALPQAVRLAIPPLVNRVLAITKMTALGSAIGVSEILSSATTAQSFSGSATPLTMSVVAYLVIFLPMVIAARWLESRTAWKKR, translated from the coding sequence ATGGACAGGTTTCTTCAAACCTTCTTCAACCCGATGGTGATGGCGCAATATACGCCGGACATCATCGCTGGCGTCTGGGTGACGCTCCAGATCGCCACCGCCGTTATCGTCGCCGGCATCGGGGCCGGACTGCTGCTCGCCTGTCTGCGCAGCTACCGCATCAGGACGTTGAATTTTTTCATCATCTGTTTTGCCGACATTTTCCGCGCCCTGCCTTCGCTTGTCGTCATCCTGATCCTCTATTTCGGCTTTCCCTCGATTGGCATACAGCTTTCGGGCCCGATGGTGCTCTTCATCGTGCTGGCAGCGACGCTTGCCGCCTTTGCCGAGGAAATCTTTTGGGCGGGCATCCTGTCGGTTGAAAAGGGGCAGTGGGAAGCTGGCATCGCTACGGGTCTCGGCTTTACCCGTACCCTCGCCTATGTCGCCCTGCCCCAAGCGGTCAGACTCGCCATTCCGCCGCTCGTCAACCGCGTCCTTGCTATCACCAAGATGACTGCCCTGGGTTCTGCCATCGGCGTGTCGGAAATCCTGTCGAGCGCCACGACAGCGCAGAGCTTTTCAGGCAGCGCCACGCCGCTCACCATGTCGGTCGTCGCCTATCTGGTGATTTTCCTGCCCATGGTCATCGCTGCCCGCTGGCTGGAAAGCCGCACAGCCTGGAAGAAGCGGTAG